The region TGGTAATGATGTTTTTTTGCCCAATGATATTGTGTATGTAATTACTAATCAGAAAGGCGTTTCTAAAATGATGAAGTATTCGGGTCAGAAGAAACTCGATACGCATAACATTATGATTTTGGGAGGTAGTCGTATAGGTCGGAGAACAGCCATTACATTGCAAGAGTCGAGTAATGTTAAACTTATTGAGTTTGACAAGGAGAAATGCTTTCAGCTGGCCGATGAACTGCCACGCGCCATGATAATTAATGGTGATGGTCGTAATATAGATCTGTTACGCGAAGAAGGGGTCGATAAGATGGATGTGTTTGTGGCTGTTACTGGAGATTCGGAAACCAATATTCTGACTTGCATTCAGGCTAAACGTCTCGGTGTTCAGAAAACAATTGCGGCGGTAGAAAATACAGATTATATTAATTTGGCTGAGAACCTGGGCATCGATGCCATGATTAATAAAAAACTAATATCGGCAAGTTACATTATGCGTTTTACAGTAAATGCCGATGTCCCATCATTTGTATGTCTTACAGGATCAGATGCTGAGGTGCTTGAATTTGTAGTGCGCCCGGGTGCCAAAATTACCAAGGCAAGTTTAAAGGAGGTGAATTTTCCAAAAGAAGCAATTATTGGCGGCGTAATTCGCGACAAAAAAGGTTTTATTGCACGCGGCAATACGCATGTCATGGCCAATGACCGTGTTGTTGTGTTTGCACTGCCATCAATTATTCATCGGATAGAACGCTTTTTTAACTAGGTTATGCTTAATCGTAAGATCATTTTACTCATTCTCGGCATTTTGCTCCTGATCGAAGCTTTTTTTCTATTTGTTTCAGGTTTAGTTTCACTTGGTTTTGAGGGTACCGACGCCCCGGCATTTTTTATTTCGGGCGGGATTGCTTTTTTAGTTGGAAGTGTTTCATTCTATTACAATAGAACAGCCAATAAAGAACTTGGTAAACGTGAAGGATTTCTGATTGTTAGCCTTGTTTGGGTTGTTTTCTCACTGTTTGGTTCATTACCGTTTATAATTAGCGGCGAAATACCTTCTTTTACCGATGCATTTTTTGAAACCATATCCGGGTTTACCACAACAGGAGCTTCAATTTTGAATGATATTGAATCCATGCCTCACGGATTGCTGTTTTGGAGAAGTCTCACACAATGGCTTGGTGGTATGGGGATTATTGTGCTTAGCCTTTCCATTTTGCCTTTTTTAGGAATAGGCGGCATGCAGTTGTTTAGTGCTGAAGTGCCCGGACTTACACCAGATAAGTTACACCCCAAAGTAAAGGAAACTGCTAAACGGCTATGGGTAATTTATTCGCTTTTTACGCTTGCCGAGTTTTTATTATTGCTGGGTGGTGGAATGGGTTGGTTCGACGCACTTAATCATAGTTTTACTACAATGGCAACAGGTGGTTATTCTACAAAACAGGCCAGTATAGCCTATTTTAACTCTCCCTACATCCATTATGTGATAGCCATATTCATGTTTATTGCCGGGACAAACTTTACTTTATCATATTTTGCATTACATGGTAAGTTGGGCAAAGTCTGGAAAAACGAAGAGTTTAGATATTACCTGGGGTTTGTACTAGCCTTTACCATATTGGTTACGTTAGGCCTTTATTACATTATGGATTCGTTGACACTCGAAAAATCTTTCCGTGATGCTTTGTTCCAGGTTGTCTCTATCGTAACTACAACCGGTTTTGCAACGGCCGATTATGCTGTATGGGGGCAGTTCTTATTGTTTGTAATATTTGCATTGATGTTTTTTGGTGGCTCTGCCGGGTCAACAGGAGGTGGAATAAAAATAGTAAGAATTGTAGTGGTGATTAAAAACAGTTACTACGAGGTCAAGCGCCTATTGCATCCCAAAGCCGTATTACCTGTAAGGCTGAATAGAAAAGTTATGTCGGAAAAGGTAGTTATGAATGTGCTGGCATTCATTGTTTTTTATTTTGTCATATTTGTACTGGGTGTGGGCATTATGTCTTCCATAGGGCTCGATTTTAAAACAGCCATGGGGGCGGTTGCAGCCTCACTTGGAAATATCGGGCCGGGTATTGGTGGTGTAGGGCCCACAGAAAATTTTGCCTTTATTCCTGATGCGGGTAAATGGTTTCTTGCTTTTTTAATGCTTTTAGGCCGTCTGGAACTTTTTACAGTTTTGGCAATATTGACACCTGTATTTTGGCGCAGTTAGTTTAAAGTATTTCAATTAGTTCTTTTAGGGAGTAAATTGCGGGCGTTGAATTGAAAAGTGAATCGCGTCTGCCGGGGTTAAACCAAATATAATTCATGCCTGCTTTACTGGCGCCCAGAATATCAGTTTTTTCATCATCCCCAATCATTAAGCTTTTTTCAGAAATTGTATCTGCTGTTTGTAGCGCATATTCAAATATTCTAACATCTGGCTTTTGAAAACCGACATCTTCTGAGGTTATAAGGTGATTAAAATATTGACCAATATTGCAATTTTTCAGCTTTCCGGTTTGCACCTCTTTAAAACCATTAGTTATGATGTGTAACTCGTATTTTT is a window of Salinivirga cyanobacteriivorans DNA encoding:
- a CDS encoding TrkH family potassium uptake protein; the protein is MLNRKIILLILGILLLIEAFFLFVSGLVSLGFEGTDAPAFFISGGIAFLVGSVSFYYNRTANKELGKREGFLIVSLVWVVFSLFGSLPFIISGEIPSFTDAFFETISGFTTTGASILNDIESMPHGLLFWRSLTQWLGGMGIIVLSLSILPFLGIGGMQLFSAEVPGLTPDKLHPKVKETAKRLWVIYSLFTLAEFLLLLGGGMGWFDALNHSFTTMATGGYSTKQASIAYFNSPYIHYVIAIFMFIAGTNFTLSYFALHGKLGKVWKNEEFRYYLGFVLAFTILVTLGLYYIMDSLTLEKSFRDALFQVVSIVTTTGFATADYAVWGQFLLFVIFALMFFGGSAGSTGGGIKIVRIVVVIKNSYYEVKRLLHPKAVLPVRLNRKVMSEKVVMNVLAFIVFYFVIFVLGVGIMSSIGLDFKTAMGAVAASLGNIGPGIGGVGPTENFAFIPDAGKWFLAFLMLLGRLELFTVLAILTPVFWRS
- the trkA gene encoding Trk system potassium transporter TrkA → MKIIIAGVGEVGMYLAKMLATEHHQIVVIDTQEDRLEDVSTHFDVLTVQGSATSFEKLKEAGVKNADLFVAVTHELEVNITACILSKKLGAKRTIARIDNREYLLPINKAQFIALGIDSLVYPQMLAAREIVNLLSQTGTSEVFNFSGGSLSLFVLKLDENAPVINKTLQEAATIDNELIYRAVAISRDGQTIIPRGNDVFLPNDIVYVITNQKGVSKMMKYSGQKKLDTHNIMILGGSRIGRRTAITLQESSNVKLIEFDKEKCFQLADELPRAMIINGDGRNIDLLREEGVDKMDVFVAVTGDSETNILTCIQAKRLGVQKTIAAVENTDYINLAENLGIDAMINKKLISASYIMRFTVNADVPSFVCLTGSDAEVLEFVVRPGAKITKASLKEVNFPKEAIIGGVIRDKKGFIARGNTHVMANDRVVVFALPSIIHRIERFFN